From Chiloscyllium plagiosum isolate BGI_BamShark_2017 chromosome 38, ASM401019v2, whole genome shotgun sequence, a single genomic window includes:
- the sncga gene encoding synuclein, gamma a: protein MDVLKKGFSFAKEGVVAAAEKTKQGVQDAAERTKEGVMYVGTKTKEGVVQSVNTVAEKTKEQANVVGGAMVAGVNTVANKTVEGVENVAAASGVVQLDEFGQEIPAQPVAEGEQTLEEQLVEATEATEETGK from the exons ATGGACGTTCTGAAGAAAGGGTTCTCGTTTGCTAAGGAGGGTGTGGTGGCAGCAGCAGAGAAAACCAAACAGGGCGTTCAGGATGCTGCAGAGAGGACGAAAGAAGGAGTGATGTATGTGG GCACCAAAACGAAGGAAGGAGTTGTACAAAGCGTGAACACAG TGGCTGAGAAaaccaaggagcaggcgaatgtGGTTGGAGGGGCAATGGTGGCCGGAGTCAACACAGTAGCGAATAAAACGGTGGAAGGAGTGGAGAATGTGGCAGCAGCCAGTGGGGTTGTTCAGTTG GATGAATTTGGTCAGGAAATTCCTGCTCAACCGGTGGCTGAGGGAGAACAGACCTTAGAGGAGCAACTGGTGGAAGCTACAGAGGCCACTGAAGAG ACTGGAAAATGA